The following are encoded in a window of Castanea sativa cultivar Marrone di Chiusa Pesio chromosome 5, ASM4071231v1 genomic DNA:
- the LOC142635255 gene encoding uncharacterized protein LOC142635255 gives MKKCDQCQRYFPNIHQPRGVLNPLSSPWSFAQWGLDIVGPFPKAAGNRRRLLVGTDYFTKWVEAEPLSNIRDVDAKRFVWKNIVTRFGIPHTFISDNGLQFDSKEFRRYCGELGITNRYSTLAYPQGNGQVKAVNKVIVRELKKRLDDSKGSNDNLLEKSLDLIKEQRKNAMVKLGYYQQKLKQGYDLNVKLRPLAPGDLVLRKVLRTTKNSAWGKLGPNWEGPYRITSVAGIRAYFLEDLDEKIVP, from the exons atgaagaagtgtgaccaatgtcaaagatatTTCCCAAACATCCACCAGCCAAGGGGTGTCCTTAATCCCTTGTCCAGCCCTTGGTCTTTTGCtcagtggggcttggacatcGTGGGGCCCTTCCCCAAGGCTGCAGGAAATAGGAGGCGACTATTGGTGGgcactgattacttcaccaagtgggttgaagccgagccccTGTCAAACATCAGAGATGTGGACGCCAAGAGatttgtatggaaaaacattgttactCGGTTTGGGATCCCTCACACcttcatctcagacaatggtctTCAGTTCGATAGCAAAGAGTTTAGAAGATATTGTGGGGAACTGGGTATCACCAATAGGTACTCGACCctggcttatccccaaggaaatggccAAGTCAAGGCTGTCAATAAAGTTATAGTGAGAGaactcaagaagaggttggatgattcAAAGGGCAG CAATGACAACCTACTAGAAAAGAGCTTGGATCTTATTAAGGAGCAGAGAAAAAATGCTATGGTTAAGTTGGGatattatcagcaaaagcttaaGCAAGGATATGACTTAAatgtgaagttaaggccactagcccctggagatttggtgttgCGGAAGGTTTTAAGGACGACCAAGAATTcagcatggggaaagttaggacccaattgggaagggccATACCGCATCACCTCGGTGGCTGGGATAAGAGCGTATTTCTtagaagatctagatgaaaagaTTGTACCATga